The Staphylococcus carnosus genome has a segment encoding these proteins:
- the ligA gene encoding NAD-dependent DNA ligase LigA, protein MAELATRVQELHHLLNKYSHEYYVQDNPSVPDSEYDKLLRELIDIENAHPEYKTEDSPTVRVGGEAQATFNKVRHDTPMLSLGNAFNEEELRRFDARVREKAGKVEYMCELKIDGLAVSLKYENGRFVQGLTRGDGTIGEDITANLRTIRAIPLRINKPLTFEVRGEAYMPKKSFEHLNQQKEEAGEQAFANPRNAAAGSLRQLDSKLAAKRRLSIFLYSVNDFTNFHAESQSEALDELDELGFKTNQNRKRVSDIDGVLEYIKYWTAHREELPYDIDGIVIKVNDLEEQEELGYTQKSPRWAIAYKFPAEEVVTKLLDIELSIGRTGVVTPTAVLEPVRVAGTTVSRASLHNEDLIHEKDIRIGDSVVIKKAGDIIPEVIRSLPDRRPEGTEPYHMPTHCPSCGHELVRLDGEVALRCINPKCPAQLVEGMIHFVSRQAMNIDGLGTKIIMQLYENEIIKDVGDLYYLTKDDLLPLERMGEKKADNLLNAIEASKKNSLEHLLFGLGIRHLGVKASQVIAERFETMDRLFKVTEEELLEIHDIGDKLATSLITYLNNKDIIALIEKLRRKNVNMTYEGIKTSEIQTDSEFNGKTVVLTGKLHNMTRTEASKWLEAQGAKTTSSVTKNTDLVIAGEDAGSKLTKAEKLGTEVWSEDEFIQKQKEVENK, encoded by the coding sequence ATGGCCGAACTTGCAACACGCGTTCAAGAATTACATCATCTTTTGAATAAATATAGTCATGAATATTACGTTCAAGACAATCCGTCAGTACCAGATAGTGAGTATGATAAATTACTGCGTGAACTAATTGATATTGAAAATGCCCATCCTGAATATAAAACAGAAGATTCACCGACAGTCAGAGTAGGTGGAGAAGCACAAGCGACTTTTAATAAAGTACGTCATGACACGCCGATGTTAAGTTTAGGTAATGCATTTAATGAAGAAGAATTACGACGCTTTGATGCACGTGTACGTGAAAAAGCAGGCAAAGTTGAGTATATGTGCGAGTTGAAAATTGATGGATTAGCAGTTTCATTAAAATATGAAAATGGCCGTTTTGTTCAAGGACTTACACGTGGTGACGGTACAATTGGTGAGGATATTACAGCCAATTTACGTACCATTCGTGCGATACCTTTACGCATCAATAAACCGCTGACGTTTGAAGTGCGTGGTGAAGCATATATGCCGAAGAAATCTTTTGAGCATTTGAATCAACAAAAAGAAGAAGCAGGAGAACAAGCTTTTGCTAACCCAAGAAATGCTGCAGCAGGTTCACTGCGTCAGTTAGATTCCAAACTTGCTGCTAAACGCAGACTCAGTATCTTTTTATATAGTGTCAATGACTTTACAAATTTCCATGCTGAATCTCAAAGTGAAGCATTAGATGAATTGGATGAACTAGGATTTAAAACCAATCAAAATCGTAAACGCGTTTCAGATATTGATGGTGTATTAGAGTACATCAAATACTGGACAGCACATCGGGAAGAATTGCCCTATGATATAGATGGTATTGTGATAAAAGTTAATGACTTGGAAGAACAAGAAGAACTTGGTTATACTCAAAAATCTCCTAGATGGGCAATTGCTTATAAGTTCCCAGCTGAAGAAGTGGTCACGAAATTATTAGATATTGAATTAAGCATCGGCAGAACGGGTGTTGTTACACCAACTGCTGTATTAGAGCCGGTTCGAGTTGCGGGTACGACTGTTTCGCGTGCTTCGTTGCATAATGAAGATTTGATTCATGAAAAAGACATCCGTATCGGCGATAGTGTAGTGATTAAAAAAGCGGGAGACATCATTCCGGAAGTAATTCGCAGTCTTCCAGATCGACGTCCTGAAGGCACAGAACCATATCATATGCCGACACACTGTCCAAGCTGCGGACATGAGTTAGTTCGCTTAGATGGTGAAGTCGCGTTACGTTGTATAAATCCGAAATGCCCAGCTCAGTTAGTAGAAGGCATGATTCATTTTGTATCCAGACAAGCGATGAATATTGACGGGTTAGGTACTAAAATTATTATGCAGCTTTATGAAAATGAAATTATTAAAGATGTCGGCGACCTTTATTACTTAACTAAAGATGATTTATTACCGCTTGAAAGAATGGGTGAAAAGAAAGCAGATAATCTGCTTAATGCAATTGAAGCTTCTAAGAAAAATTCACTTGAGCATTTATTGTTTGGATTAGGTATCAGACACCTTGGTGTGAAAGCGAGCCAAGTGATTGCTGAGCGCTTTGAAACAATGGATAGACTGTTTAAAGTAACTGAAGAAGAGTTATTAGAAATTCATGATATCGGCGATAAATTAGCAACTTCTCTTATTACTTATTTAAATAATAAAGATATTATCGCTTTAATTGAAAAACTTCGCAGAAAAAATGTTAATATGACATATGAAGGTATAAAAACTTCAGAAATTCAGACTGATTCTGAATTTAATGGTAAAACAGTCGTCTTAACTGGCAAGTTGCACAACATGACACGAACAGAAGCTTCAAAATGGCTTGAAGCACAAGGGGCTAAAACAACAAGCAGCGTGACAAAAAATACTGACCTTGTTATTGCAGGTGAAGATGCCGGTTCTAAGTTGACTAAAGCTGAAAAGCTTGGAACAGAAGTCTGGTCTGAAGATGAATTTATTCAAAAACAAAAAGAAGTTGAAAATAAATAA
- a CDS encoding CamS family sex pheromone protein produces MKRTFVLLISLLLILTACGNKDEQDKSDKNESSNKTDSNNVKQIATDKDVQGDDYRMILPFKESQARGLLQQNMASGYNGEDFEDGLLKQSKEVFPTDKYLYQDGQYLDKDTINSYLDPKYTKSEIDKMSGDEKEEKNANENLGLNPSHNGEKDEKKIAEKSPAYLSNILEQDFYSNRDTEGKKIKGMTIGLAMNSVYYYQKEKDGETFSKKLDRAKVEKEGKRMSDEILSRLRENKALKDIPIHFAIYIQSGEDEIIPGEFVAGATADDGQTRINNWKSIDEKTVLLPSQEAGDLDEGLNNNFKQFNDNLQSYFTNFTQAVGKAKFVNKKPKQVSIDLPIDYYGKAELTGITQYVTEQADKYFSNIDEYEIHIKDGNNARALITKTKDDKKPQVHIYKN; encoded by the coding sequence ATGAAGCGGACATTTGTATTACTCATCTCTCTCTTATTGATTCTCACAGCGTGTGGCAATAAGGATGAGCAAGATAAATCAGATAAAAATGAAAGCAGTAACAAGACAGATTCGAATAATGTAAAACAAATTGCAACGGATAAAGATGTTCAAGGCGATGATTATCGTATGATTCTACCGTTTAAAGAAAGCCAAGCAAGAGGCCTCCTGCAACAAAATATGGCTAGTGGTTATAATGGTGAAGATTTCGAAGACGGCTTACTCAAACAAAGCAAAGAAGTTTTCCCAACAGATAAATATCTTTACCAAGATGGACAATATTTAGATAAAGATACGATTAATTCTTACTTAGATCCTAAATATACGAAGTCTGAAATTGATAAAATGTCAGGTGATGAAAAAGAAGAGAAAAATGCAAATGAGAATTTAGGCTTGAATCCATCTCATAACGGCGAAAAAGATGAAAAGAAAATTGCAGAGAAATCACCTGCTTATTTATCTAATATTCTTGAGCAAGATTTTTATAGCAACAGAGATACTGAAGGCAAGAAAATCAAAGGTATGACAATTGGTCTTGCAATGAATAGTGTGTACTATTACCAAAAAGAAAAAGACGGCGAAACTTTCAGCAAGAAATTAGATAGAGCTAAAGTGGAAAAAGAAGGTAAACGTATGTCAGATGAAATTTTATCTCGCTTACGTGAAAATAAAGCTTTAAAAGATATTCCGATTCATTTTGCAATTTACATTCAATCAGGTGAAGATGAAATTATTCCTGGGGAATTTGTAGCAGGAGCAACAGCTGATGACGGACAAACTCGCATTAATAACTGGAAATCAATTGATGAGAAAACAGTATTATTGCCTTCTCAAGAAGCAGGAGATTTAGACGAAGGTTTAAATAATAACTTCAAGCAGTTTAATGATAATCTGCAGTCTTATTTCACAAACTTTACCCAAGCAGTAGGTAAAGCAAAATTTGTTAATAAAAAGCCAAAACAAGTATCAATTGACTTGCCGATTGACTACTATGGTAAAGCGGAATTAACAGGTATTACACAATATGTAACAGAACAAGCAGATAAATATTTCAGTAATATAGATGAATATGAAATTCATATTAAAGATGGTAACAATGCTCGAGCATTAATTACTAAAACAAAAGATGATAAAAAACCGCAAGTACATATTTATAAAAATTAA
- a CDS encoding NAD-dependent formate dehydrogenase, whose amino-acid sequence MKIVALFPKATEGETENNILDDQTALNLRPFLEEKGHELVVLKNGEEDLDKHLKDMDVVISAPFYPAYMTAERIEKAPNLKIAITAGVGSDHVDLEAASKHDISVVEVTDSNTVSVAEHIVMTTLILVRNYEEGHHQSEDGTWNLTKVTNHAFELQNKTIGIFGLGRIGRLVGERLKPFDVNIQHYRRSSQEDTDFSKYVDFDQLVETSDVLIITSPLTPETDNLFDYDTISRMKDGSYIVNCARGKIVNKDEIVQMVKENHIQGYGGDVWYPQPAPADHPWRKMPRNAMTIHYSGMVIEALYRIEEGVKNLLTDFFEEKPFPEKDVIVNGGQITSKSYAKNDKK is encoded by the coding sequence ATGAAAATTGTAGCATTATTTCCTAAAGCAACTGAAGGAGAAACAGAAAACAATATACTAGACGACCAAACTGCATTGAACTTACGTCCTTTCTTAGAAGAAAAAGGGCATGAACTTGTAGTTCTAAAAAATGGAGAAGAGGATTTAGATAAACACCTTAAAGATATGGATGTTGTAATCAGTGCGCCTTTCTATCCAGCATATATGACTGCTGAACGTATCGAAAAAGCACCGAATTTAAAAATTGCGATTACAGCAGGCGTTGGTTCTGATCATGTGGATTTGGAAGCGGCAAGTAAACATGATATCTCTGTTGTAGAAGTTACAGATTCTAACACTGTAAGTGTTGCAGAACATATTGTAATGACGACTTTAATTTTAGTTCGTAATTATGAAGAAGGGCATCATCAATCTGAAGATGGCACTTGGAATTTAACAAAAGTGACAAATCATGCATTTGAACTGCAAAATAAAACGATTGGTATTTTTGGTTTAGGCCGCATTGGACGTTTAGTAGGGGAACGTTTAAAACCATTTGATGTGAACATTCAACATTATAGACGTTCAAGTCAAGAAGATACAGACTTCTCAAAATACGTTGATTTTGACCAACTTGTTGAGACAAGCGATGTGTTAATTATTACTTCACCATTAACACCAGAAACAGACAATTTATTTGATTATGATACTATCAGCAGAATGAAAGATGGCAGTTATATAGTCAACTGTGCCCGCGGTAAAATTGTTAATAAAGACGAAATCGTACAAATGGTTAAAGAAAATCATATTCAAGGTTATGGCGGCGATGTATGGTATCCGCAACCTGCTCCGGCTGATCATCCTTGGAGAAAAATGCCGCGTAATGCGATGACTATACATTATTCAGGTATGGTTATTGAAGCGCTATACCGTATTGAAGAAGGCGTTAAGAACTTGTTAACTGATTTCTTTGAAGAGAAACCATTCCCTGAAAAAGATGTGATTGTGAATGGTGGTCAAATCACAAGTAAGTCATATGCAAAGAATGATAAAAAATAA
- the putP gene encoding sodium/proline symporter PutP has product MFILGTSVSSQIDANWQTYIMIGVYFLILVIIGIYGYKQSTGNLSEYMLGGRSIGPYITALSAGASDMSGWMIMGLPGSVYTTGLSAIWITIGLSLGAYLNYFIVAPRLRVYTELAGDAITLPDFFKNRLDDHSNIIKIISGSIIVIFFTLYTYSGFVSGGKLFETAFGLNYRYGLIMVAVIVIFYTFLGGYLAVSITDFFQGVIMLIAMVMVPIVALLKLNGLDTFHQVADMKPTNLDLFRGTTVLGIISLFSWGLGYFGQPHIIVRFMSIKSFKLLPKARRIGIAWMVIGLAGACLVGLTGIAFVPEYHITLKDPETLFIIMGQVLFHPLVGGFLLAAILAAIMSTISSQLLVTSSSLTEDFYKLIRGKKADPKKHEKEFVLVGRISVMVVAFVAIWIAWTPNDTILNLVGNAWAGFGASFSPLVLFSLYWKGLTRAGAISGMIAGAATVIVWIVFIKPMANINEIFGMYEIIPGFIISVIVTYAVSKLTQKPSERTIGELDEVKQILHTK; this is encoded by the coding sequence ATGTTTATCTTAGGGACTTCAGTAAGTAGCCAAATTGATGCGAACTGGCAAACGTACATTATGATTGGCGTGTATTTTTTAATACTTGTAATCATCGGGATTTATGGTTATAAGCAATCAACAGGCAATCTAAGCGAGTATATGTTGGGAGGACGTAGCATCGGACCGTACATCACTGCCTTGTCTGCTGGGGCGTCTGATATGAGTGGTTGGATGATTATGGGATTGCCAGGTTCTGTATATACTACTGGTTTATCAGCAATTTGGATTACTATCGGATTGAGTTTAGGTGCATATTTGAACTACTTCATAGTTGCGCCAAGATTGCGTGTTTATACTGAACTTGCAGGTGATGCGATTACGCTGCCAGATTTCTTTAAAAATAGATTGGATGATCATTCAAATATTATTAAAATTATATCTGGTTCTATTATCGTTATTTTCTTTACTTTATACACATACTCAGGATTTGTTTCAGGAGGAAAATTATTTGAAACAGCATTCGGTTTAAATTACCGCTATGGTTTAATCATGGTTGCTGTTATCGTTATTTTCTATACTTTCCTAGGCGGATATCTTGCTGTATCTATCACAGATTTCTTCCAAGGTGTGATTATGTTAATAGCGATGGTCATGGTACCTATTGTTGCACTTTTAAAATTAAACGGGTTAGATACATTCCATCAAGTGGCAGATATGAAACCTACAAACTTGGATTTATTCCGTGGCACTACAGTACTTGGTATTATTTCATTGTTCTCATGGGGATTGGGTTACTTTGGACAGCCGCACATTATCGTTCGTTTCATGTCTATCAAATCTTTTAAATTGTTACCAAAAGCACGTCGTATCGGAATTGCATGGATGGTCATCGGCCTTGCAGGTGCATGTTTAGTCGGACTTACAGGAATTGCGTTCGTACCTGAATATCATATTACACTTAAAGATCCTGAGACTTTATTCATCATTATGGGACAAGTACTCTTCCACCCTCTTGTTGGCGGATTCTTACTTGCAGCAATTTTAGCTGCAATCATGAGTACAATTTCTTCTCAATTGCTTGTAACTTCAAGTTCTCTTACTGAAGATTTTTACAAATTGATTCGTGGTAAAAAGGCAGATCCTAAAAAACATGAAAAAGAATTTGTACTTGTCGGCCGTATTTCTGTAATGGTTGTAGCATTTGTCGCTATTTGGATTGCATGGACACCAAATGATACAATTTTAAATCTTGTTGGTAATGCTTGGGCAGGATTTGGAGCTTCATTCAGTCCGCTTGTTCTTTTCTCATTGTATTGGAAAGGATTAACTAGAGCTGGTGCAATCAGTGGTATGATTGCTGGTGCAGCAACAGTTATTGTCTGGATTGTATTCATCAAACCAATGGCTAATATTAATGAAATCTTTGGTATGTATGAGATTATTCCAGGATTTATTATCAGTGTGATAGTAACTTATGCAGTAAGTAAATTAACTCAAAAACCAAGTGAACGTACTATTGGGGAATTAGATGAAGTAAAACAAATTCTTCATACTAAATAA
- the gatC gene encoding Asp-tRNA(Asn)/Glu-tRNA(Gln) amidotransferase subunit GatC, with amino-acid sequence MARVSREEVEHIANLSKLHISPEETTEMQDTLETILNFAQQIDTADTSSVEPTYHVLDLQNVLREDKAIPGIPQSLALKNAKETEDGQFKVPSIISGEDA; translated from the coding sequence ATGGCTAGAGTATCACGTGAAGAAGTTGAACATATTGCAAATTTATCTAAACTTCATATTTCACCAGAAGAAACTACTGAAATGCAAGACACATTAGAAACAATTTTAAACTTTGCCCAACAAATCGATACAGCAGATACAAGTTCGGTTGAACCGACTTATCATGTATTAGATTTACAAAACGTTTTAAGAGAGGACAAAGCAATTCCAGGCATTCCTCAATCACTTGCACTTAAAAATGCAAAAGAAACAGAAGATGGCCAATTTAAAGTACCATCAATCATCAGCGGGGAGGATGCGTAA
- the gatA gene encoding Asp-tRNA(Asn)/Glu-tRNA(Gln) amidotransferase subunit GatA, with product MSIRYESVEKLSEMIKNKEIKPSEVVKDIYDAIEETDPTIKSFLALDKENAMKKAEELDELQAKDQMEGKLFGIPMGIKDNIITEGLETTCASKMLEGFVPIYESTVMNKLHDENAVLIGKLNMDEFAMGGSTETSYYKKTVNPFDHTAVPGGSSGGSAAAVAAGLVPFSLGSDTGGSIRQPAAYCGIVGMKPTYGRVSRFGLVAFASSLDQIGPLTRNVKDNAIVLETIVGEDKHDSTSAPVADNDFTSDIGKDIRGMKIALPKEYLGEGVNDEVKEAVRNAVEILEGEGAIVEEVSLPNTGYGIPSYYVIASSEASSNLSRFDGIRYGFHSKEANTLDELYKLSRSEGFGKEVKRRILLGTFALSSGYYDAYYKKSQKVRTLIRQDFERVFEDYDVVVGPTTPTPAFNLGEEINDPLTMYANDLLTTPVNLAGLPGISIPCGQTNDRPIGLQFIGKPFDEKTLYRVAYQFEQQYNLHDQYQNL from the coding sequence ATGTCTATTCGTTATGAATCAGTTGAAAAATTAAGCGAAATGATTAAGAACAAAGAAATCAAACCTTCAGAAGTTGTCAAAGATATCTATGACGCGATTGAAGAAACTGATCCAACTATTAAATCATTTTTAGCATTAGATAAAGAAAATGCAATGAAAAAAGCAGAAGAATTAGATGAATTGCAAGCGAAAGATCAAATGGAAGGTAAGTTATTCGGTATTCCTATGGGAATCAAAGATAACATTATCACAGAAGGTCTTGAAACTACTTGTGCCAGTAAAATGCTGGAAGGATTCGTTCCTATTTATGAGTCTACTGTAATGAATAAGTTGCATGATGAAAATGCTGTGTTAATCGGTAAACTCAACATGGATGAATTCGCAATGGGCGGTTCAACAGAAACTTCTTATTACAAAAAGACAGTGAACCCATTTGACCACACAGCGGTACCAGGCGGATCTTCAGGCGGTTCAGCAGCAGCAGTGGCAGCTGGATTAGTACCATTCAGCTTAGGTTCTGATACTGGCGGTTCTATTCGTCAACCAGCAGCTTATTGCGGTATTGTTGGTATGAAACCGACATATGGCCGTGTATCTCGTTTTGGTTTAGTTGCTTTCGCATCTTCATTAGACCAAATCGGACCTTTAACACGTAACGTTAAAGATAATGCGATTGTTTTAGAAACAATTGTAGGTGAAGATAAACACGATTCAACAAGTGCACCAGTTGCAGATAATGATTTCACTTCAGATATCGGTAAAGATATCAGAGGTATGAAAATTGCGTTGCCTAAAGAATATTTAGGTGAAGGTGTAAATGATGAAGTAAAAGAAGCAGTTCGAAATGCTGTTGAAATTTTAGAAGGTGAAGGTGCTATTGTTGAAGAAGTATCACTTCCAAATACAGGATATGGTATTCCTTCATACTATGTTATTGCATCTTCAGAAGCTTCATCTAACCTGTCACGCTTTGATGGTATTCGTTATGGTTTCCACTCTAAAGAAGCAAACACTTTGGATGAATTATATAAATTATCACGTAGTGAAGGATTCGGTAAAGAAGTTAAACGTCGTATCTTATTAGGTACTTTCGCTTTAAGTTCAGGTTACTATGATGCTTACTACAAAAAATCTCAAAAAGTAAGAACATTGATTCGTCAAGACTTCGAACGTGTATTCGAAGACTACGATGTGGTTGTAGGTCCAACTACGCCGACACCTGCCTTTAATTTAGGTGAGGAAATCAATGATCCGTTAACAATGTATGCAAACGATTTATTAACTACTCCAGTCAATCTTGCTGGCTTACCAGGTATTTCAATACCTTGCGGCCAAACAAATGACAGACCAATCGGATTGCAGTTTATCGGCAAACCATTCGATGAAAAAACACTTTATCGTGTTGCTTATCAATTCGAACAACAATATAACTTACATGATCAATATCAAAATTTATAA
- the gatB gene encoding Asp-tRNA(Asn)/Glu-tRNA(Gln) amidotransferase subunit GatB: MHFETVIGLEVHVELKTDSKMFSPSPAHFGAEPNSNTNVIDLAYPGVLPVVNRRAVDWAMRASMALNMEIATESKFDRKNYFYPDNPKAYQISQFDQPIGEHGYIDIEVDGETKRIGITRLHMEEDAGKSTHKDGYSLVDLNRQGTPLIEIVSEPDIRSPQEAYAYLEKLRSIIQYTGVSDCKMEEGSLRCDANISLRPYGQEEFGTKAELKNLNSFNYVRKGLEYEEKRQEEELLNGGEVLQETRRFDESTGKTILMRVKEGSDDYRYFPEPDIVPLYVDEAWKERVRQTIPELPDARKEKYVNEYGLPAYDAHVLTLTKEMSDFFEGAVEAGADVKLTSNWLMGGVNEYLNKNQVELQDTKLTPENLAGMIKLIEDGTMSSKIAKKVFPELAENGGDAKQIMEDKGLVQISDESVLLNFVNEALDNNPQSVEDFKNGKGRAKGFLVGQIMKASKGQANPQMVNKLLQQELDKR; this comes from the coding sequence ATGCATTTTGAAACAGTGATTGGACTTGAAGTCCATGTTGAGTTGAAAACAGACTCTAAAATGTTCTCTCCATCACCTGCGCATTTCGGAGCAGAACCAAACTCAAATACAAATGTAATCGACCTAGCATACCCAGGTGTCTTGCCAGTTGTAAACAGACGTGCTGTAGACTGGGCAATGCGTGCATCAATGGCTTTAAATATGGAAATTGCGACAGAATCAAAATTCGACCGTAAAAACTATTTTTATCCAGATAATCCGAAAGCTTACCAAATTTCTCAATTTGACCAACCAATCGGAGAACACGGTTATATTGATATCGAAGTAGACGGCGAAACAAAACGTATCGGTATTACACGTCTTCATATGGAAGAAGATGCTGGTAAATCAACACATAAAGATGGTTACTCATTAGTTGACTTAAACCGTCAAGGTACGCCATTAATTGAAATTGTTTCAGAACCAGATATCCGTTCACCTCAAGAAGCTTATGCATATCTTGAAAAATTACGTTCTATTATCCAGTATACAGGTGTTTCTGACTGTAAAATGGAAGAAGGTTCATTACGTTGCGATGCGAACATTTCATTACGTCCTTATGGCCAAGAAGAATTCGGTACAAAAGCTGAATTGAAAAACTTGAACTCATTCAACTATGTTCGAAAAGGTCTTGAATATGAAGAAAAACGCCAAGAAGAAGAATTATTGAATGGCGGAGAAGTATTGCAAGAAACACGTCGTTTTGATGAATCAACTGGTAAAACTATTTTAATGCGTGTTAAAGAAGGATCAGATGATTACCGTTACTTCCCAGAACCAGATATCGTACCATTGTACGTTGATGAAGCATGGAAAGAGCGCGTACGTCAAACAATCCCTGAATTACCAGATGCACGTAAAGAAAAATACGTGAATGAATATGGCTTACCTGCATATGATGCACATGTTTTAACTTTAACTAAGGAAATGTCTGATTTCTTTGAAGGTGCTGTAGAAGCAGGTGCAGATGTTAAATTGACATCTAACTGGTTAATGGGTGGTGTAAATGAGTACTTGAATAAAAACCAAGTTGAACTTCAAGATACTAAATTAACACCTGAAAACCTTGCTGGCATGATTAAATTAATTGAAGACGGTACTATGAGCAGTAAAATTGCTAAAAAAGTTTTCCCAGAATTAGCTGAAAATGGCGGCGATGCTAAACAAATTATGGAAGATAAAGGTTTAGTTCAAATCTCAGATGAATCTGTATTATTAAACTTCGTTAACGAAGCTTTAGATAATAATCCTCAATCTGTTGAAGACTTTAAAAACGGTAAAGGCCGTGCAAAAGGCTTCTTAGTTGGACAAATCATGAAAGCTTCTAAAGGACAAGCTAACCCGCAAATGGTAAATAAATTGTTACAACAAGAATTAGATAAACGCTGA
- a CDS encoding diacylglycerol kinase, protein MRKRARIIYNPTSGKELFKRMLPEVLVKMEKAGFETSAYATQKAGDATIESKRALQEDYEMLIVAGGDGTLNEVVNGIAEHPKRPKIGVIPMGTVNDFGRALHLPTDILKAVDVIIEGHSVKVDIGKMNSRYFINLAAGGRITEVSYETSSKLKTFVGPFAYYIKGMEMLPQMTNVDVRIEYDGQVFQGEILLFLLGLTNSMAGFEKLVPDARLDDGYFTLIIVQKANLAELGHIMTLASRGEHIKHPKVIYEKAKSVNISSFEQMPLNVDGEYGGQLPANFLNLKQHIEVYTPKDVKNTELIQQD, encoded by the coding sequence ATGAGAAAACGTGCAAGAATTATTTATAATCCGACTTCAGGTAAAGAATTGTTCAAAAGAATGCTTCCTGAAGTTTTGGTGAAAATGGAAAAAGCAGGATTCGAAACAAGTGCATATGCAACACAAAAAGCAGGGGATGCTACAATTGAATCTAAACGTGCTTTGCAAGAAGATTATGAAATGCTCATTGTTGCAGGCGGTGACGGTACATTAAACGAAGTTGTAAATGGTATCGCTGAACATCCAAAACGTCCTAAGATTGGTGTTATACCAATGGGGACAGTTAACGACTTCGGACGTGCATTACACTTGCCAACTGATATTTTAAAAGCTGTGGACGTTATTATTGAAGGTCATTCAGTCAAAGTTGATATTGGTAAAATGAATAGTCGTTATTTCATTAATTTAGCAGCAGGTGGACGTATTACAGAGGTTTCCTATGAGACTTCAAGTAAGTTAAAAACATTTGTAGGACCATTTGCATATTATATTAAAGGGATGGAAATGCTGCCTCAAATGACAAATGTAGATGTACGTATTGAATATGATGGCCAAGTATTCCAAGGTGAGATTTTATTATTCTTATTAGGTTTAACCAATTCGATGGCAGGTTTTGAAAAACTAGTGCCGGATGCACGTCTTGATGACGGTTATTTCACGTTGATTATTGTTCAAAAAGCAAACCTTGCAGAATTAGGACATATAATGACGTTAGCTTCTCGCGGAGAACACATTAAACATCCTAAAGTAATATATGAAAAAGCAAAGTCTGTGAATATATCTTCATTTGAACAGATGCCTCTCAATGTTGATGGTGAATATGGCGGTCAATTACCTGCTAATTTCTTGAACTTGAAACAGCATATAGAGGTATACACACCTAAAGATGTAAAAAATACTGAATTAATTCAACAAGATTGA